CAGCCAAATCATGACTGAGGCCACAAGACATTAAAACAGTGTGCGACATGTGTTATATCGATGTGCTAGAAACATTTGTTAGCTGTCATGCAAAATCATAGGGGAAGACCCGCGCTAGATCTCTGTGTGTGCATATGTTACTATGTCTTTATCTAAAAAATGTGTTGCTTGGTATCATGATAAATCATTCATGCGTTGTGTTAGTACATATATTACCAGTAGTATTTCGCTAGAATATACCCAGGTAATACAGTTTTAGGTACACCGACATTTTCCGACATTGGCCACGCGATGTGTGTTTATCTGGAtgtccttttttctttctttgcaGTTTCTTTAGACAACCTTTTCTTTACATTACGTGCACTCCTACAGCCTACAGACTACAGACGCGTTTCCATTCGCGAAGGGCCGGCCCTAAATCAACTTTGCTTGAGACCTGATAAATAACGGCAAATATTTCACGCGTCCATATAAAGGCCGGCGCCGGCCTCCCGCTTCTCCATTCCGTTGTCATCTGTCTCTCCTAGTCTCGCGTAGACAGCAATGGTGTTCGTTCACAAGGGTGGTGTTTGGTGGTTCCTCTTTCTCGCGGCGGTGCTGCTCGCTGCTGCGGCCGTAGGAGCGGAGCAGGAGGATGGGGCCATGGTCACCGTCGTcgcggaggtggaggaggaggtcgGTGGGCGTGTCCATGACCAGGGCAACGACATGTGTGACATCAAGTGTCAACACGGGCAACATCTCGCATGGAGACGACGGTGCGTGAACGAGTGCCACAGACAAAAGCTTCATCATTCTAGAAGAGCTTTCTGCGAAATGAAGTGCCAAGATCACTACCATGACCCGTCAAGGATGGAGCTGTGCGTGCACCAGTGCATGAGCTATGGCATCAAGCTCCATGCGGACAGCAACAACGACGTCGATCACCATCCCCACGCCTGGGAGCTGGAGGTCGGCTGGGGTGCCGACGACCGAAGCAACGACATGTGCGACATCAAGTGCCAGCACTGGCAAGACCCCGCCGGGAGACGACGGTGCGTGAACGAGTGCCACAGCCGGGAGCATCATCATCCTAGCAGAGCTTTCTGCGAGATGAAATGTCAACATCACTACCATGACCCGTCAAGGATGGAACTGTGCGTGCACCAATGCATGAGCTATGGCCTCAACGACCTTCATGTAGGCGGCAACAATGGCGTCGCTGAGCATCCCACCGGCTGATTAACAGTGGGCGGAGCTATCGTCAAGGTCGTGTGACGCCCGCCGCATCGCGCACCTAATAATTATAATAAAATAATAAGGGTTGCGCTTCAGCATCTCCTCCTTAAATAAACTTTTAAAAAGGCATCCACTGGAGCTTGAAAAATCCTGCTTTCTTGACCCTTCCTCGACGGTTCTGGTCCACGATATCTTCTCTCTATGTCGAGTTTCTTTCACTATTGCTTCATATTGTTCTTCCTGATGGCATGAGCGGAGTGGTTTCAAGGTGTTGCATGTTTTCATCTTCCTCTCATGGCAATACCTCTTTCTCTCTTATTTTCTGCATCAAAGGGAGGCCCTcttatgtcatctttgatcttagTTAGTAGTTGTTCTCCCTCCTTAACCTCCACTCCAGAGGCCTTGCTTGCTCTCTCGTAATGGTTGGGATCCCCCAAGTGTAAGGGTGTTGTAACCAagcagtaagtatttcccttggttagaGCAACAACTAATCAAACCAGTAAGAGCACCTAGCAAACAAAGTgagcggtacctgcacacaaagcaCAAAACACGCTTGTCCTCAACACAACAAGAGGgttgtcaagccccttgtgttgCTAGTTACAAGATTAAAATGCAAACGATAAAGATAGTTGGTAGCAAAATAAAACGGTAAAGTAAAAGTAGCAATTCTAATGAAAATTTCAGTAATGGATAACAAACTCTCTTGAACAAGCAAGTGGTGTGATGAACAAATTATAGTTGGGCAGCGATTAAATTGGAATATTTATATTTATGACTATGGTCATTCATGGTATTATCTCATATAGGCATTACATCCATAATAAGTAGACTGTTAAtccacctgcatctactactaatgcTCCACTCAAAGACTGTTATCCAACATGTATCCTGAATTATTAAGTTTACAAGAAACAGGGCATTGCaataagcatgatgacataatgtagacagcaAAACATCAAGCAGTATGATGAGAcaccgtcgttttatccttagtggcaacaatacaatacgtgtcttgtccccattatgtcactgggatatagatcaccgcaagattaGGCATCTCACGGAgaagataagagagagagagagagagagagagagagagagagagagagagagagagagagagagagagagagagagagagagagagagatctaactACTGCTATGGACTTTAAGGTCCTAagagaactactcacacatggtcatggaggtaacaaggttgatgaagaagcctccggcaatggattccccctccggcagagcttcgtAATAGGCCTCCAGATTGGATCTCTTCGGAAGAAGCTTGCGGCGACGAAAAAATTCAGATAAAAATATCTCagaggtttatgtatttatagaaATTTATGGCGGTTGAATGGACGAAAGGCGGTAAAGTGTGGGGCCCATACAACCAGCGGGACACCCTAGGACCTAGCCGCGCTAGGTGGCTGTGTGGGCCCCCCTCGCCTCTTCTCGTGGCCCTCCGATGCTTCCTGGAATCTTCGTGCCAAAAAAGTTTTATTAATCGGTAGGGTATTTTGACCTCTATAGATATGAATTTTCTataaaaaccaaaaacatgcagaaaatagcaactagcatcgcacactaaattaataggttagtccataattaacgtgacaccccccccccccccccccgttccaTAAATAACCTAAAACCAACAAACGTACGAAGCCAAACCAAACCATGACGTACGATCACAACCGCTgactcccctttaatagtagagataacttTGGGTATTTTGTGTTGGTAGCAGAATCTACTCGAGTTAGAGAGAATTCGAAGTAAGGAAAAAAGGCATAAGATGAGGTCTAGTAGGGAAAATGTTGCGGCGCTTAAGATGCCAAATAGAGTTGTGACCCATATAGTCTCTCCTTCACCGGTATTGCCCTCCAGTTCTCTGGGCCGTTCTTTACTTCTATTTGttggtttttccttttctttttaaaaaatcgTACAAAATTTAGAAAATAGTAAAAATATTTTTCAAACTTGTGATTTTATTCTCAAACGTTTTTTCTATTCATATTTTATTGAATTCACGAACACTTTTGAGttcacatttttttcaaattcatgaactttgaaAATATTGTGAACAGATTTGAAACTCACAAATGTTTTTAAATTGTGTGTACATTTTTtaaatttcaaaatattttttaaACTATACTCCCTCTTTAAAGAAATATAACAACATTTtggtcactactttagtgatctaaacgctcttatattttctATGGAGGGAGTATCAAATAATCGAACCAGTTTTTTTTTCAGGGAGCAACACATGCCACTCAAACACCAGTGTTGTCCCAAACATCTTTTTTTTGTGAGCCTAACAAAACATGGTTATCGACCCAAACAAGACTGCTCCTGTTCCACGCGCTATGCGTTGGATATAGTGCAAACGTGTTACGTGTAAATTCTTCCCCTCTTGGAGCTCTAGGTGGGCCGGCCCATATCCTGCTTGACTTTTCTTTGTTTTATTCGTCTGTTGCTGATCGCTACGTTTTTGCATGCATTTCGAGTATTTCAAATTTCTtaaaacaaaaattcaaaaaatatttataCTTTTTATTAAAATTCCAcgaatttggaaaaaatgttcacgaatgaAAAATAAATACtcaatttccaaaaaatgttcacaaattaaaaatgtCCATGAATTCGAAAACAATAATGAAAtgaaaaaatgttcattgaatATAAAAAGTTCCAAAATATTCATAAAAATcatgaaaaatgttcacaaagttaGAATTGTTTCCTGACTTTTAGAAAATTTTGATGAATCCGACAAATATTCTTGGAAAGTTTTTTCCCGGATTTTAAAAGTATCCACG
This region of Triticum aestivum cultivar Chinese Spring chromosome 2D, IWGSC CS RefSeq v2.1, whole genome shotgun sequence genomic DNA includes:
- the LOC123050459 gene encoding antimicrobial peptides; protein product: MVFVHKGGVWWFLFLAAVLLAAAAVGAEQEDGAMVTVVAEVEEEVGGRVHDQGNDMCDIKCQHGQHLAWRRRCVNECHRQKLHHSRRAFCEMKCQDHYHDPSRMELCVHQCMSYGIKLHADSNNDVDHHPHAWELEVGWGADDRSNDMCDIKCQHWQDPAGRRRCVNECHSREHHHPSRAFCEMKCQHHYHDPSRMELCVHQCMSYGLNDLHVGGNNGVAEHPTG